From Heteronotia binoei isolate CCM8104 ecotype False Entrance Well chromosome 17, APGP_CSIRO_Hbin_v1, whole genome shotgun sequence, one genomic window encodes:
- the ETHE1 gene encoding persulfide dioxygenase ETHE1, mitochondrial isoform X2 — protein sequence MQALEARSTPGHTDGCLTYVLNDQSMAFTGDALLIRGCGRTDFQQGSPEALYHSVREKIFTLPGDCLIYPAHDYTGQTVSTVEEERTLNPRLTLPLEAFVELMNNLNLPKPKQIDFAVPANLKCGVQDVAV from the exons ATGCAG GCCTTGGAAGCTCGCTCCACTCCGGGGCACACGGACGGCTGCCTGACTTACGTGCTGAACGACCAGAGCATGGCCTTCACGGGGGACGCCTTGCTGATTCGGGGCTGCGGGCGGACGGATTTCCAGCAGG GTTCCCCAGAAGCTTTGTACCACTCTGTCCGTGAGAAGATCTTTACACTCCCTGGCGACTGCCTGATCTACCCCGCCCATGATTATACTG GCCAAACAGTTTCCACAGTGGAGGAAGAGAGAACCCTGAATCCTCGTCTGACTCTCCCCCTGGAGGCTTTTGTGGAACTGATGAACAACTTAAACCTGCCGAAGCCCAAACAGATCG ATTTTGCAGTACCGGCAAACCTCAAGTGCGGAGTCCAAGATGTAGCAGTTTAG
- the ETHE1 gene encoding persulfide dioxygenase ETHE1, mitochondrial isoform X1, with protein sequence MWLPRRCPAGAASAALRSLALRRARPPDGLPRRDYGAGSAQRQGLLFRQLFEAESFTYTYLLADPKTKEAVLIDPVLETAQRDTTLVKQLGLNLLYAVNTHCHADHITGTGLLKQLLPGCRSVISRDSGASADILIGEGHSLKFGAFALEARSTPGHTDGCLTYVLNDQSMAFTGDALLIRGCGRTDFQQGSPEALYHSVREKIFTLPGDCLIYPAHDYTGQTVSTVEEERTLNPRLTLPLEAFVELMNNLNLPKPKQIDFAVPANLKCGVQDVAV encoded by the exons ATGTGGCTGCCCCGGAGATGCCCCGCGGGTGCCGCCTCCGCCGCGCTGCGCTCCCTGGCCCTGCGCCGCGCCCGGCCCCCCGACGGCCTCCCCCGCAGAGACTACGGCGCCGGCTCCGCCCAGCGCCAGGGACTGCTCTTCCGACAG CTCTTTGAAGCCGAAAGCTTCACATACACCTACTTGCTGGCAGACCCAAAGACCAAGGAGGCGGTTCTGATTGACCCAGTTCTGGAGACGGCCCAGAGAGACACGACGCTCGTGAAGCAGCTGGGGCTTAACTTACTCTATGCAG TCAACACCCATTGCCACGCCGACCACATCACAGGCACTGGCCTTCTGAAGCAGCTCTTGCCTGGATGTCGGAGTGTTATCTCCCGGGACAGCGGGGCCTCGGCAGATATCCTGATCGGGGAAGGACACTCCCTGAAGTTTGGGGCATTC GCCTTGGAAGCTCGCTCCACTCCGGGGCACACGGACGGCTGCCTGACTTACGTGCTGAACGACCAGAGCATGGCCTTCACGGGGGACGCCTTGCTGATTCGGGGCTGCGGGCGGACGGATTTCCAGCAGG GTTCCCCAGAAGCTTTGTACCACTCTGTCCGTGAGAAGATCTTTACACTCCCTGGCGACTGCCTGATCTACCCCGCCCATGATTATACTG GCCAAACAGTTTCCACAGTGGAGGAAGAGAGAACCCTGAATCCTCGTCTGACTCTCCCCCTGGAGGCTTTTGTGGAACTGATGAACAACTTAAACCTGCCGAAGCCCAAACAGATCG ATTTTGCAGTACCGGCAAACCTCAAGTGCGGAGTCCAAGATGTAGCAGTTTAG